One genomic region from Desulfovermiculus halophilus DSM 18834 encodes:
- the pyrH gene encoding UMP kinase — translation MSELTYQRVLLKLSGEALAGSRSLGIDMNSIDAFCQDLAEVVGMGLEVALVIGGGNIFRGVSSSAAGMDRASADYMGMLATVINGLALQDSLEKQGLTTRLMTAIRMQEVAEPYIRRRAIRHLEKKRVVICAAGTGNPYFTTDTAASLRAMELKAQALMKATRVPGVYDTNPEDNPNARLYTRLSYLDVLQQGLKVMDSAAISLCMDNNMPIVVFNLLERHNIMRVACGENVGTVVHG, via the coding sequence ATGAGCGAGCTTACGTATCAGCGCGTCCTGCTCAAGCTCAGCGGAGAGGCCTTGGCCGGTTCCCGTTCCTTGGGCATTGACATGAACAGCATCGATGCCTTTTGCCAGGATCTGGCCGAAGTTGTCGGCATGGGCCTTGAGGTGGCATTGGTTATCGGGGGCGGGAATATCTTCCGCGGGGTCTCCTCGTCTGCCGCCGGCATGGACCGGGCGTCGGCGGACTATATGGGCATGCTGGCCACAGTGATCAATGGATTGGCCCTGCAGGACAGCCTGGAAAAGCAGGGGTTGACCACCCGGCTGATGACCGCCATCAGGATGCAGGAGGTGGCCGAACCATACATCCGGCGCCGGGCGATACGGCACCTGGAAAAGAAACGGGTGGTTATCTGTGCCGCAGGAACTGGGAATCCCTATTTCACCACTGATACCGCCGCATCCCTGCGGGCCATGGAGCTCAAAGCACAGGCCCTGATGAAGGCGACCAGGGTGCCCGGGGTCTATGACACCAATCCGGAAGATAATCCGAATGCGAGGCTGTATACCCGGCTCAGCTACCTGGACGTCCTGCAGCAGGGGCTGAAGGTCATGGATTCAGCAGCTATTTCCCTGTGCATGGACAACAATATGCCCATCGTCGTATTCAATCTGCTGGAGCGGCACAATATCATGCGAGTTGCCTGCGGGGAGAATGTGGGGACTGTTGTGCACGGGTGA
- the frr gene encoding ribosome recycling factor, which produces MDDVFKDCKQRMQKALDTLKKDFSKLRTGRASTTLVEDIVVDYYNTPTPLNQLASISIPDSRTITIQPWDRNSFSDVEKAIMKSDLGLNPINDGKVIRISIPPLTEERRKDLVKVAKKNTEDAKIAIRNVRRDENETLKKRKNEKSITEDDQHKGQEKIQELTDSFTAKADELLADKEKEIMEI; this is translated from the coding sequence ATGGATGACGTTTTCAAGGACTGCAAGCAGCGGATGCAGAAAGCGTTGGATACCCTGAAGAAGGACTTCAGCAAGCTGCGCACCGGGAGGGCGTCGACAACCCTGGTGGAAGACATTGTGGTGGACTATTACAACACGCCCACTCCTTTGAATCAATTGGCCTCCATTTCCATCCCCGACAGCCGGACAATTACCATCCAGCCCTGGGACCGGAACAGCTTTTCGGATGTGGAAAAGGCCATTATGAAGTCTGATCTTGGGCTGAATCCAATCAACGACGGCAAGGTGATCCGCATTTCCATTCCCCCGCTGACTGAAGAACGGAGGAAGGATCTGGTCAAGGTTGCCAAGAAGAACACTGAAGACGCCAAGATAGCGATCCGCAACGTGCGCCGGGATGAAAACGAGACCTTGAAAAAGCGGAAGAACGAGAAGTCGATTACTGAAGACGATCAGCACAAGGGGCAGGAGAAGATTCAGGAGTTGACGGATTCTTTTACCGCCAAGGCTGATGAGCTTTTGGCGGACAAAGAAAAGGAGATCATGGAGATTTGA
- a CDS encoding phosphatidate cytidylyltransferase, protein MSLSSHQQRVVTGTVLIALLAGVIFSGSTLVQAAVVVVLSCAALTEFWSMVWTEGKKGMQAMGLVLSVPVVVLPQAGVGAGGLLPACLWIVGLVYVFGGRLSRDMSLTDAALLFFGLVYIPFILQFLISLTTVEQVYVLAAVFGADTAAFYGGSKWGRRKLCPSISPKKTWMGFGSGLAACVAVSLIWGLIWGQAGWAVWFGVGTALCVGAQAGDLFESAVKRELKVKDSGVLLPGHGGVLDRIDSLLLALPVYMAITWVYPLFG, encoded by the coding sequence GTGAGTCTGAGCAGCCACCAACAGCGCGTGGTGACCGGAACAGTCCTGATCGCCCTTCTCGCCGGGGTGATCTTTTCCGGCTCCACTTTGGTCCAGGCGGCGGTTGTGGTTGTCTTAAGCTGTGCGGCCCTGACTGAGTTCTGGTCCATGGTCTGGACCGAGGGCAAGAAGGGGATGCAAGCCATGGGCCTGGTCCTGTCCGTGCCGGTGGTTGTACTCCCTCAAGCTGGCGTCGGTGCTGGCGGCCTTTTGCCGGCATGCCTCTGGATCGTTGGTTTGGTCTATGTCTTCGGAGGACGCCTGAGCAGGGATATGAGCCTGACCGACGCGGCCCTGCTCTTCTTCGGGCTGGTCTACATTCCGTTCATTCTGCAGTTTTTGATTTCCCTGACTACAGTGGAGCAGGTTTATGTCCTGGCTGCTGTCTTTGGTGCGGATACAGCCGCCTTCTACGGTGGCTCCAAGTGGGGACGCCGGAAGCTGTGTCCCAGCATCAGCCCCAAGAAAACCTGGATGGGGTTCGGTTCCGGGCTTGCGGCGTGCGTTGCGGTCAGCCTGATCTGGGGCCTGATCTGGGGGCAGGCGGGATGGGCAGTGTGGTTCGGGGTGGGGACTGCGTTGTGCGTGGGCGCCCAGGCCGGCGATCTGTTCGAGTCCGCTGTGAAGCGAGAGCTCAAGGTCAAGGATTCCGGGGTGCTCTTGCCCGGACACGGCGGTGTGCTGGACCGGATCGACAGCCTTTTGCTGGCTCTTCCTGTATACATGGCCATTACATGGGTGTATCCTCTTTTTGGCTAG
- the uppS gene encoding polyprenyl diphosphate synthase, translating into MDGNGRWAKERGLPRSAGHQAGADTAQDIVTSCRKLNISVLTLYAFSMENWTRPKEEVQFLFDLLIRFLRREQKKLVDNSIRLNVIGDWQKFSFPVRKAIGQTLERTAHCDQMTLNLALNYSGREEILKACRSLAASGVPEEEITEEAFRGHLYTAGQPDPDLIIRTSGELRLSNYLIFQAAYSEFYFTKTLWPDFSEQELHAALEDYRQRSRRFGGIE; encoded by the coding sequence ATGGACGGCAACGGACGGTGGGCCAAGGAGCGCGGGCTGCCGAGGAGCGCCGGGCATCAGGCCGGGGCCGACACGGCGCAAGACATCGTTACATCCTGCCGCAAACTGAATATCTCGGTACTGACCCTGTATGCCTTTTCTATGGAGAACTGGACCCGCCCCAAGGAAGAGGTCCAGTTCCTCTTCGATCTCCTTATCCGTTTCTTGCGCCGGGAGCAAAAAAAGCTGGTGGACAACTCCATCCGGCTGAATGTCATCGGCGACTGGCAGAAATTCTCTTTTCCGGTGCGCAAAGCCATCGGTCAAACCCTGGAGCGAACGGCTCACTGCGACCAGATGACCCTGAATCTGGCCCTGAACTATTCGGGACGGGAAGAGATCCTCAAGGCCTGCCGCAGCCTTGCGGCCAGCGGCGTACCTGAGGAGGAGATAACAGAAGAGGCCTTCCGCGGACATCTGTACACCGCCGGTCAGCCCGATCCCGATCTGATCATCCGGACCAGCGGCGAGCTCCGGCTGAGCAATTATCTCATCTTTCAGGCAGCGTATTCTGAGTTCTACTTTACAAAGACGCTGTGGCCGGACTTCTCTGAGCAGGAGCTGCATGCCGCCCTGGAGGATTACAGGCAGCGCAGCCGCAGATTTGGAGGCATAGAGTGA